A single window of Leeuwenhoekiella sp. MAR_2009_132 DNA harbors:
- the dctP gene encoding TRAP transporter substrate-binding protein DctP gives MSILNTKLLKLLTLMVTLFLYSNNSSAQRVLTYSDHQSSSEMRTKFLKEVFFPAIEKESNGRLRIEAHWDGELAIAYEALGAVKRGDTVDIATVVPEYTAEELPLHQIFKGFPVGPSGQSQISFFRKAYSDVPEFSAELDNNNIIQIFLGTGYPVGFFSREPLNNLNEIKENKWRSASFWHIDFLQNSGAIPVRMHWGKEVYDALEEGALDGIMVNVDSGYNLKVYEHAPNLLASKNLWLGHLYIVAINKDTWNGLAEEDKEAIQRAAKTSYESLGNVMNNSFDVQMETLSKEGTNVRILNDEEVDEFETATRFQEVQELWAKEQREKGVQDVELVLEKVMKLLNETMK, from the coding sequence ATGAGCATTTTAAACACCAAATTATTAAAGCTTCTGACTTTAATGGTCACATTATTTTTGTATTCAAATAATTCATCGGCACAGAGAGTACTGACATATTCTGACCATCAATCTTCAAGTGAAATGCGTACCAAATTTTTAAAGGAAGTTTTTTTTCCGGCAATAGAAAAAGAATCTAATGGTCGATTAAGAATTGAAGCGCATTGGGATGGAGAACTCGCCATAGCTTATGAAGCATTAGGTGCTGTAAAAAGAGGGGACACTGTGGACATTGCAACTGTTGTACCTGAATACACTGCCGAAGAATTACCACTTCATCAGATTTTTAAAGGCTTTCCTGTGGGACCATCAGGACAAAGTCAAATATCATTCTTTAGAAAGGCGTATTCTGATGTACCAGAATTTTCAGCAGAATTAGACAACAACAACATTATACAAATATTTCTTGGAACTGGATATCCTGTTGGTTTCTTCAGTAGAGAGCCATTAAATAACTTAAATGAAATTAAAGAAAACAAATGGCGTTCTGCAAGTTTCTGGCATATAGACTTTTTGCAGAATTCAGGAGCTATTCCAGTTAGAATGCATTGGGGAAAAGAAGTTTATGATGCTTTAGAAGAAGGAGCTTTGGATGGAATTATGGTAAATGTGGATAGTGGTTATAACTTAAAAGTTTATGAACACGCACCCAATTTATTGGCATCTAAAAATCTATGGTTAGGACACCTCTATATTGTGGCTATCAATAAAGATACTTGGAATGGACTTGCAGAAGAAGATAAAGAAGCCATACAACGTGCTGCCAAAACTTCTTATGAATCTTTAGGTAATGTGATGAACAATAGTTTTGATGTTCAAATGGAAACCTTAAGTAAAGAAGGTACAAATGTTCGAATTCTCAATGATGAAGAAGTTGATGAATTTGAAACTGCAACAAGGTTTCAGGAAGTTCAAGAACTATGGGCAAAAGAACAAAGAGAAAAAGGAGTACAAGATGTTGAGTTGGTTTTGGAAAAAGTAATGAAACTATTAAACGAAACAATGAAATAG
- a CDS encoding helix-turn-helix domain-containing protein yields MKNQEIKRVKSISQYHKLKGLSSPEHPLISVIDFAAINNSTNEDDYSLVFDLYAIAMKRGFKGKMKYGQQEYDFDEGVLSFISPEQIFSFDAKINNNLSGFLILFHPDFLWNTPLATDIKSFEFFNYSVNEALFLSEKEEKLLTNIKDIILQEYSSNIDKFSHDLIISQLQSFLIYSDRYYNRQFLTRKKSSHLIINQVEKILNDYLNSNLIIDNGIPTVKYLSDSLNVSSNYLSRLLKTITGKTTQQHIHDKLIDLAKTKLSTTSLSVGEIALELGFEHSQSFSKLFKAKTQFSPLEFRQTFN; encoded by the coding sequence ATGAAAAATCAGGAAATAAAAAGAGTTAAATCAATATCTCAATACCATAAGTTAAAAGGGCTTTCTAGTCCAGAACATCCATTAATTAGTGTGATTGATTTTGCTGCAATTAATAATTCAACAAACGAAGATGATTATTCTTTAGTTTTTGATTTATATGCCATTGCTATGAAGCGTGGTTTTAAAGGTAAAATGAAATATGGTCAACAAGAATATGACTTTGATGAAGGCGTACTTTCTTTTATTTCGCCTGAACAAATATTTTCGTTTGATGCAAAAATTAATAATAATCTTTCTGGTTTTTTGATACTTTTTCATCCCGATTTTTTGTGGAATACGCCTTTAGCCACAGACATTAAGAGTTTTGAATTTTTCAATTATTCTGTAAATGAAGCCTTGTTTCTTTCAGAAAAAGAAGAAAAATTGTTAACCAATATAAAAGATATTATTCTGCAAGAGTATAGCTCAAACATTGATAAATTCAGCCACGATCTAATAATATCCCAACTTCAATCATTTCTTATTTATTCTGACCGTTATTACAATAGACAATTTTTAACGCGAAAAAAGAGCAGTCATTTAATTATTAATCAAGTAGAAAAAATCCTTAATGACTATTTAAACAGTAACCTGATTATCGATAACGGAATACCAACAGTAAAGTATCTTTCTGATTCGTTAAATGTGTCTTCCAACTATTTGAGCAGGTTATTAAAAACTATAACGGGCAAAACTACACAGCAACATATACACGATAAGTTAATCGATTTGGCAAAAACCAAATTATCAACCACAAGCTTATCTGTTGGAGAAATAGCATTAGAGTTGGGCTTTGAACATTCACAATCCTTTAGTAAGTTATTTAAGGCAAAAACCCAATTTTCCCCTTTAGAATTTAGACAAACTTTTAATTAA